TCAGAGAGAGGAGTCGTTTATCAGAGAGAGGAGTCCTTTATCAGAGAGAGGAGTCCTTTatcagagagaggagccctTTATCAGAGAGAGGAGTCCTTTATCAGAGAGAGGAGTCCTTTATCAGAGAGAGGAGTCCTTTATCAGAGAGAGGAGTCCTTTATCAGAGAGAGGAGTCCTTTACCAGAGAGAGGAGTCCTTTATCAGAGAGAGGAGTCCTTTACCAGCGCCTGTCTCCCTCCACAGCAACTCCTCCACATCGTGCGTCAGAAGACGGCCCAGGTGGTGGTGGACGCCACGCTGAAGTTCACACTGAGCGCGCTCTGGAACCTGACCGACGAGTCGCCCACCACGTGCCGCCACTTCATAGAGAACCAGGGCCTGGAGCTGTTCATCAAAGTGCTGGAGGTACGCGACGCGGTCCCGTCCACAGGCGTGATCGTCCCGAAACGGGACGCGTGCCGCTGCTCGAGTTCCAACTCATTCTGTGAGTGTCGTTCAGAGCCTTCGGGAAGGCGCTGTCTCTGAGTCACGTCTCTAACTTTCCTGGCcctgtgtctccctctccctctgcagtcCTTCCCGACTGAGTCATCTATACAGCAGAAGGTCCTGGGACTGCTGGTGAGTGCGCCGTGTTTATGTGTGGTTTACACCTCAGGCTCGGTCGGGTTCTCGGTGTTGTAAAGTGACTGTTAGGGAGTGTAGGTGTAACGCACTGACTCTGTGACTGTGGAACCGTGCGATGCATTATATCTGAGATTGCAAGTCCAGCTAATTTACTTATTTCATTAATGAGCGTCAGTGTAATGCATCAAGCCTGTGTCAGCATACTGTACTAGAGCCGTGAGTGTTGGTTTGTGTATTTAATTGGACCTGTGAGCAAGTGCCCCTGTGCCGTACTTGTTCTAGGAGTGCATCAGTATGTGTGACTTTATATTGCACTGGATGCTAAATTTGGCCCAGTGTAATGCAGTAGTTTTCGGAGTTGTTTTTCTGTAATGCATTGAATCTGTGAGCCAGGGTCTGTGTTCTGTACTACTGCTAGCGTGCTATCTTTGTGTCTTTTTAATgcagtgagtgattgagtgtaTGTGAATGTAGGAATTGGCTCTGTACAGTTGTCAGTATtgttgggcagagaaaattATAATTACCAGGCCAAATATGGTATATCCATATACCTTACAACACAACGAGGTGGACAAGCCCAGACAGAAGAGCCGGGTCAGTCCCTGTTCTTATTCCTCAACAAGTGCATGATTGCTTTTACTAATTACCATCATTATTCTAAATCTGATTGGCAAATGGTTAATACATAAGCATATAGTGAAATTTAACAAAGTAAATGGGAAtgtatttgagagagagagagagaggaaaaaaacacacacaaatgaacatgTAATATTTTCTAACTTCTCATTGTCCTTGGGAAGTTCGGTGCCTGGAGCCAGAAGCCCCCCCCGGAAGGCCTGAGAATCCAATGCACCATACATTTTCAGTCATAATAAAGATACTCTCCACCCTTCAGTTTGAGGCTAACCCTAATCccgcagcgtgtgtgtgtgagagcagccTTTTGCTTCTGCACTGTGATTCAGAACAACATCGCGGAGGTGGGGGAGCTGCACTCGGAGCTGATGGTGCCGAGCTTCCTGGACCACATCCGCAGCCTGCTGCACAGCCCCGAGGTGGAGGTCAGCTACTTCGCCGCGGGGATCCTGGCCCACCTGACCTCCAGGGGCGAGGCGGTTTGGACGCTGGGCCTGCCCCTCCGCTCCACACTGCTGGAGCAGCTGGTACGGCCCGacctcttgtttttttgttgcaccAACCGTGTGCGTCGGTGCGTGCGGCAGCGGGAATGGCCCTTAACTCAgcggctgtgtctgtgtctgtgtccgtgtccTGCAGCATTCTGCCATCCTGAAGTGGCCCACGCCGGAGTGCGAGATGGTGGCGTACAGGTCAGTGTCCGCAAGCAGTGaagcaggggtctcaaactccaacTCCGCAGGGCCGCAGccactgctggtttttgtgatttcctttcaaccGACAGTGGATTAGGGCCTTGAAAACTAGGTGTGCAGACCCTTTAGCcggtgacttaaattaagcacctaagtgcaggaacacatcaaaaacacagcggctccaggatttgagtttgagagccCTGCATTAAAGTCTCCCATCTTCCACACGGTGACTTGACAAGAATAGAACAGCTTCATTTGCTGAATTTATTggtgacaaaatgaaaaagaatcaAACCGTgataatattacaaaatgtgCAGTAGTTTTGCTGTACATACAGagaaaatttttgtttttatatcctTAAAACAGAGCCTGAAATTttcaaatatggaaataaaggTGTGACATTATCTCATGTCTGATATAAACCGGTCTAACAACACAAGACTTAAAGTTTAGGAAACTCTGATATACGGTTAATAAAACCATATACAGCAACGACATTTAGTATATTATCTTGCCTAAAACGTAGAAAATAATGTTTACAACACTAAAATCACATTGGGTAAAGAGTGATCCAGCAGACactaacattaacattacacgctaaaattacattttaacaatgGCGTTTCCCATCTGTCATGGAGGACTTCATATTATGGTCCTCATGAATTCACTCGGCTGTTGAATTCAATCGTATGGTACATTTTCAGAAGTGCCTGAGCCCTCTTACCACAGAGCTATTCACATCATATAAATACACAGCTTCATTAGCCAGAACAGACAGTTGCACGATTAACATTTTCTGTGATGTGAAATTCATGGAGCATGCACCGCTACCCGTAACAACGTTTCACGCGTCATTTTTGATCACACGCCCCTGTCTCTCGAGGCTAGTTAACGTATTTGCATTTCGCGAAGACGAGGTTTTGTATTCCTGGAACTGTGGGGTCGATGGTGTGGCTGGTGGCCCGGTGAAAGGTGCTGAGTTGACCTCTGGGTGGTGTTGACCGTCTTCCTGTCCCGTGTTAGGTCCTTCAACCCCTTCTTCCCCCTGTTGGAGTGTTTCCAGACCCCCGGCGTGCAGCTGTGGGCAGCCTGGGCCATGCAGCACGTCTGCAGCAAGAACGGTGAGTTTgggagcagagggggggggggatcggggaTCAGCGTAATCCGGGCTTTAGAGCAGCCCGTTAAGATCACAGATTACCGGGAAAGGAGGTTCACGTGGCAGCGAGGCCTCgcctgaccccccaccccctccccccctcccacccctcagCGCCCAGGTACTGCAGCATGCTGCTGGACGAGGGGggcctgcagcagctggaggcGGTGAGGACGCACCCCGGCACCCACGCCGACGTCCTGCGGCTGGCCGAGGGCATCCTGGACAGCCTGGAGCGCCACAGGGCCCGCACCGGTCAGccggcggccccgcccccgccccgctgccAGCGCCACCAGGACACGCAGAACGGTGggtcaggggaggggaggggaggggagggggcgggacccGTCTACTGTGTGAGAGGCCTCAGCCACATGCTTATCGCTGCCATGGCTACAGCTGACAGAAAGGCCACGTGTAACTACAACTTTGTAGACTGGTAATTTGAACACatgaatgaaaaggaaaagCCTTGTCTGCTGCTCTTTGGACCTGACTGGCCGTGCTGTTTGTGCGTACCGGTGTGCAGGTACCCACCACTGGGTGGCGCTGTGAACCGCTGCTGATGTCTCGCTCTCGTCTTTTTCGTTGCAGAGAAAGATACTCCGTGATGGTAAAGCAGCGGACGGCGGTGGAAGATGGGCGTGTTTatgaggaggggcgggggggaaccGGGGGAGGCAGGTTAAAGAATGACCTGCACTCTGTCCCTCCTTCAACCTTTTGTGGTACCCTGAacctccaccagggggcaacAGAATAGGGGAAACGTATTCTTTGCACACActgaatgttatttatttttatttccattgaaTTGAAGATGGATATTAGTATTACAattgaaatttaattatttggtgATAAGGAACTGCATTATGGAgtgttagcaaaaaaaaaaaaagagaaatactgGCTGTATTGCAGGTGAACAGTGCATATGCtaatatgtaaatgtgtttaatttgtgtagCGCTCAGTGATAAAGCTCACAGACCGGGAGAGCCAGTACTGCCAGAGTCGTACTGGTTTTATGGTTGTGCATGACAGTGTGTGCTTGGGAGCATGCTTGTGCGTCTGAATGCTTTCTATGTGATTTCCTTACATGTCAGTTAGTCCTAAGAAATTGTCTATGAGGCAAATATTGTAACATATGGACACAAATGGCAATAATTATAATGGTCACAATATGGAATGAGGTACAAAGGGgacatataaatacaaattctttttttaaagccgaAGTGTATATAACTGTAATTGTTGGTAGTGCTTCCTGTGTTTGGTGCTACTGTaggttgtgctttttttgtacagtactTGTGTCAGTACTCCCAACAGCATGACAGATATGAAACtgtagtatatatatttttatatatttactgcCGCAGACAAATTCAAgttgttttcttgatttgttgCATCGTTTGAAACCAGCACAACTTGGAGCAGAATAATATTTTAAGAGATCTTTATAGAATGAAAAACCAAACCAGTAAGTAGAATAACAATCCACCAGCATCTTAATATTCTCCTAATCTGTGcgagtgtaagagtgtgaagAGAAGTCTTGCTGTGACTGTCCTTGTAGCTGAAAGCCAAGCATTCAAAAATGCTTCAGTCTAACTGCAGCCAAGACGAATACTGCATCGCCACTGTGTCATTCTCCCATTTCATAATTGCTGCCAGCTCcactttaatttttaatcagGGAGGCTGTGGCCCCTTACGGATCTGATATTGCACAGTGTGTGCCCTCTCTTCCATTTAGGTTCCCCCCCCCGTAAATTGGAGGGTGTAAATCAAATGGAAAGTTCTGAGCATGAATAACCAATACACATAGTCctagttgcatttttattacaaatgtcTACCCTTTGGAATACAACGGTGGATAAAAGTTTccacaaatatttacaaacatcATAAAAATATGACTTCTTAAAGATATGGCTGGAGCCTGTTACGAGCTCCAGCATGAATCCCTTTGTCCACTCAGTAGATGAAACATAGGGGTTCATTTGGTGAAATGAGAGAAGCTGGATTTGACGTTAGAAATTACATTGCATCTTAATCCAGTTACAGCTACCGGGACACGTTCAAAACGCGAAATCGTCTTTAAGAGGCGAGGACATGAAATTTACTGTGTGATTTCCGAAACGCATGAGAACGAGGCGGATCATAAGCTGTAGTGATGTGTGAACTAGTCATCGGGCACCATTCGTACTGGCCCGGGGTACTGTAAACCACGTACTCTTTTAACAGGTGGCATGGGATACTTCAGCGGCTCCAGTGATCTTTCTATGCAACTGAAGCTAAAATGGAGGTTCTCAGACTGCTGTGACATCTTCCGAGGGTACATTCGTTTTGATCCACGAATAAGCTTTTCAACTGCTGCATGGTACTTCGGTAATGTTTTCTTTATCTGAGAAATCTGGGTTTCAGAATCAGTTGTGcttttttgaaatgtgcatCTTTATTGGTGAGCAATTTTGCCCAACACACTTCTTGAACGCTGGGAATGTTGTTCGAGGGGGTAGCCCAGAGGCAACTCCCATCCAGGGGTATTACTTTTTTGCTGCTGAGATATGTTTTATGCAAAAGATGTTTCTGAATAAAGAATGTATACACCCCTTTACCGTTTAGgatctttttttatattgccagctctttgtgtgcatttaatttCTATTATAGCCTCTTTCCAGTTACTGATTAGAACATTTAACAATACATACCGTGTTCAACTTGAGAGATAGCTTTTATTTCCACCCATTACACACCTTAATTTGTCCTTGCAATACAGTTTATTCAAGAGATTCAGGATTTGGTCATGTGTATTTACCAGCATCTTATAACAAACGATTCTGATGAAATGGACTTTGTAATCCACTTCACAATGAGTCCAACGCTACTGAAAGACGTAAAGAAACATAagataaatctttattttttaattattccaTTACATCATGCAGATGTTCTGACCATTTAACAGTAAttcagggaggggaaaaaaatcaatcccaAGATAAGCAACATTCATTTCCACAATGTGTGAAAGCAAATGGGGAATCATTTCTGTGAGCAGATGTACGGTGCACGTCTGCCCCACTGTATTGGGTTAGCAAACATCCCAGTCACTCCCCTATGTATTGTGGTGGTCTCTTCTGAATGAAAGCCGCCATGCCCTCCTGCCTGTCTCGAGTGGGGATCACCTGGGAGGGGAACGGGTTTCGGTTACTGTGTGCTCAAACTGGGTGTGACTGTTCTGCTCATGATAAGGAGAATGGGCAGTAgcaataaaagcatttttgttaggTAAGCAGAACGTGACCGCAAGCTGAAAACCCATAACCATTCCCTTCACCCTGAAACCATCTGTCCCCCGGTCTCTTACCCTGGCATAACACATCCTCTCAATGGCCATTCCAGAAGCAATGTCCACCTGCGAtgcccagggagggggggagggaggtagagagaggacAAGCAGGTTTTAAATGTTGGGAGAAGAGATTGCAAAATATAACGGGACTGTGAGTAAGAGGAGAATCAATGCACTAAatacttttaattaaatattaatgcagtAATGGTCATAATGTATTCtaggattattattactacgattattattatgcaaatgaaatctGAATTTTTCTCTAACCTCAATGCCTCTGTTCATGGCCTCCTTAGCCATCCGCACTGCAATAGGTCCCTAAGAAGAAGAGAGCAGATTCACTGGAAAGGTAAAGGTGTGTATGACTGCTTCTAGCAAACTCCAAACAGATGGAAGCATTTCCTCCTGCGATATATGCACGCCTGTTCACATAATCCACAGAGGCAGGTGTCTGACAATGCTATACAATGAGAGCAAATCCCCCTCATGCTTTCTGCTGAATGCCCCTGCTCAGCCAACGCAGTGCTGTCAGCCTCGCCAGTCGAGCGTGCTTGAACAGAGCTGAGTGAAACTGGGAGACAGCAGTCAGTGGAGCGACAGCAGTCAGTGGAGACAGACGGAGACAGACAACGCAGCTGACCTGGGGTAGAATCTCTCTAGCCAGGCCCAAGGCTTCCCGGTAAGCAGCATCGCCATCAGAGTTCTGCTCCACCGCCCGATTGACCAGGCCCAGCTGCAAGGCCCTCTCGCCGCCCAGCCGCTGCCCAGTGAAGACCATCTCCTTGGCTACAGCAAAGCCTACTGCCCGTGGGAGCCGCTGAGTGCCCCCTAGAGGTGAGAGAAGGTAAAGTCGATGTGAGGGACTACAGCCTCAACACTCAACACTCACTACTGACATAGCCAAGAGGGAAGCGGTAGCCCACCCCATAACCATTCATGTATTAGAACAGTATTAAAGCAAAACTAGAGACGCCGCTGACTCCCATGCACAACATTCCACAGGCCCACTCAGTTCTGTTTCAAAAGTAAACTGCCATCCATGGAGGTTTGAGGGTTTACGCAGCTTACATAATTCAAACATAAATGATTCACCAAACTAGATTTAAGTTTTTAGATGTAACATAAATGTTCATCACATCCAGTACTTCTACAGTGTTCGATGGCGTTTACCTTTCAGAATgacaaaattcagaaaaaaggGAAGTGAAAATATCATAACGCAGGAAGCGGCAGTTTCTCAAAAGTTCTAAGATTACTTCATATTTTTACGCGCAATTAGTCTGGTATTAAAGGAGATTTTTTCAATAATACCAAGCCTGATTACAGTTTGTCTAAAGACCAATTATATTAACTGGCCTTTCACTCTGAAGACCTGCATCCTCTGTAAGCCTCAGAACTCTCTCTACTTAAAACTGCCTGTTCTGTATTCTGTTCCTTAAGTCACCACCGCAGACATATCAAGGTGGTCTGCCATACTGTGCACAGCAGAGCCTATTCGCAGAGGCTTACTGTCTCCTACAagttcctctccccctccttacCTGCCCCTGGCAGCAGGCCCCGTGTCGTCTCAATCAGACCCATCTGCGCACTGAAAGCTGAAAGCAGAGCGCAGAGGACAAGCTGAAGGTTTCCACAGCCATTTTTCACAGCCGCACACAACATAAATCCGGGCTGACGGACGTCCCGCCGCACCAAtttatccaaataaataaattccaggCGTCTGCCTCTCTTCCTAAATCAGCAGAAGCCAGCAGATGTCCTCGCAAACCCCTCCCATCGCTCGCGCGCACCTCGCTGCCCGTCGGGAGgggggcgcacacacacacacacacacacacacactcacccgccGTGCGAAGGTCACAGGCCAGGGCCAGCTCCAGGCCCCCTCCCAGAGCAAAGCCGTCTACTGCAGCGATGGTGGGCATGGGCAACAACGCTGGCAGCAAAGGCCCATGGGAGAAATCAGACACCAAGACACACGACTCACAGCTAAGATTTCTGTACAACTGTACATGCAGTTAGATACAGTGTGTGAACCCCACAGTTTTAATGTGAACATAGCATTGTGGcttattattatatcattaaaAAGTAGACAATTTTGCAACTTCCCTCAATCTGCTTCTTGAAAATTTCAGAACCATATCCTGTATATGCATGAAAAGTGAAACATGAAACTGAATAAGATGGgacatgaaaattaaaattggtTATGGTCTGCAAATGCACAGAAGGGCATGTGGGATgagaccccccaccctcccctgtCCACAGCATGGCTGAGAGACCCCTACCAATTTCAGTCATGAGTGAACGTAGTCCGTGCACAAAAAGTTCTGCTTCGGCATTGGCCATCTGGGCACGTTCCTTCAAATCAGCACCTTGGTAATGGAGAggtcaaacacattttcagtttgaaCAGCTCAAAGTGTAAACCAAGAAGTCAATGACTCTAATCAAATATACACTCAATTTGCCCAATTTAAAACCAGTCACATATACAGGTTATTAGAATTATTTCTAAACTGCACACACGGCCAAGTATACTTTCATTCACGCTCAGAGTTTAAGGATTT
This is a stretch of genomic DNA from Anguilla rostrata isolate EN2019 chromosome 4, ASM1855537v3, whole genome shotgun sequence. It encodes these proteins:
- the echdc2 gene encoding enoyl-CoA hydratase domain-containing protein 2, mitochondrial isoform X2; amino-acid sequence: MTFLRRLAVWQCLRVRRHICVQTTEFSAAGTVLSPKAERQPWTPFYTHNRRLHSELSSEAAEVELNKLEGGDTGIAEVVMCRQHARNSLGKVFVRQMRELVSSLHHDSTVRVAVFRSTVPGVFCAGADLKERAQMANAEAELFVHGLRSLMTEIALLPMPTIAAVDGFALGGGLELALACDLRTAGGTQRLPRAVGFAVAKEMVFTGQRLGGERALQLGLVNRAVEQNSDGDAAYREALGLAREILPQGPIAVRMAKEAMNRGIEVDIASGMAIERMCYARVIPTRDRQEGMAAFIQKRPPQYIGE
- the echdc2 gene encoding enoyl-CoA hydratase domain-containing protein 2, mitochondrial isoform X1 — encoded protein: MTFLRRLAVWQCLRVRRHICVQTTEFSAAGTVLSPKAERQPWTPFYTHNRRLHSELSSEAAEVELNKLEGGDTGIAEVVMCRQHARNSLGKVFVRQMRELVSSLHHDSTVRVAVFRSTVPGVFCAGADLKERAQMANAEAELFVHGLRSLMTEIALLPMPTIAAVDGFALGGGLELALACDLRTAAFSAQMGLIETTRGLLPGAGGTQRLPRAVGFAVAKEMVFTGQRLGGERALQLGLVNRAVEQNSDGDAAYREALGLAREILPQGPIAVRMAKEAMNRGIEVDIASGMAIERMCYARVIPTRDRQEGMAAFIQKRPPQYIGE